In Anomalospiza imberbis isolate Cuckoo-Finch-1a 21T00152 chromosome 10, ASM3175350v1, whole genome shotgun sequence, the following proteins share a genomic window:
- the EIF2B5 gene encoding translation initiation factor eIF2B subunit epsilon codes for MAARGTARRGAGGGSARGPDPQEEPPPPLQAVLVADSFNRRFFPISKDRPRALLPMANVAMIDYTLEFLTATGVEETFVFCCWKSAEIKEHLQKSKWCRHTSPNTVRFVTSDLYRSLGDVLRDVDAKSLVRSDFILVTGDVVSNFNISKALEEHKLRRKMEKNVSVMTMIFKECSPGHHARCKEDDIVIAMDSATNRVLHYQRTQGLKRFRFPMSLFQNSIENVEVRHDLLDCHISICSPQVAELFTDNFDYQTRDDFVRGLLVNEEVLGNQIHMHVTTEDYGAHICNLLMYEAVCSDIIRRWVYPLTPEMNFTDDKSQSYTHSKHNIYRGVDVSLGHGSVLEENVLIGQGTVIGSNCSITNSVIGQNCRIGDKVTLDGVVLWDRVHIADNVEIHHSVICDEAEVKEKVKLKPRCVLSSQVVVGPGIALPEGTVISLHPPDEEEEDDDQFSDDSGVNKESKVKLKGYNKKDVGSEGRGYLWKADDKNEEDEEEQRQSLWGPAMHSEEESESDSDLSMGSEEPDSRAASPQLDDIKVFQNEVLGTLQRGEEENISCDNLVLEINSLKYAYNISLKEMMQVLSKVILEFPLQQLDANLDSQNYFSALLPLLKNWTPLFKNYIKRASDHLNALCAIEEFFLEHDSLCTSIAKVLMTFYQLEILEEDVILNWFSLRDTSDKGKQLRKNQRLQKFIQWLEEAEEESSDGDQD; via the exons ATGGCGGCCCGCGGCACcgcgcggcgcggggcgggcggggggtcCGCCCGCGGCCCCGACCCGCaggaggagccgccgccgccgctccagGCCGTGCTGGTCGCCGACAGCTTCAACCGCCGCTTTTTTCCGATCTCCAAGGACCGGCCGCGG gctctTTTACCTATGGCAAATGTGGCCATGATTGATTATACCTTGGAGTTCCTTACAGCAACTGGAGTGGAAGAAAcctttgttttctgctgttgGAAGTCAGCTGAGATAAAAGAGCATTTGCA aaAATCCAAGTGGTGCCGGCACACGTCTCCCAACACGGTGCGCTTTGTCACCTCGGACCTGTACCGCTCCCTTGGTGACGTGCTGCGGGACGTGGATGCCAAGTCCCTTGTTCGTTCCGACTTCATCCTGGTCACTGGCGATGTGGTGTCCAACTTCAATATATCCAAAGCCCTGGAGGAGCACAA GTTGCGTCGTAAGATGGAAAAGAATGTGTCGGTGATGACCATGATATTCAAGGAGTGCTCGCCTGGCCACCACGCCAGGTGCAAGGAGGATGACATTGTTATTGCTATGGACAGTGCCACAAACCGTGTCCTTCACTACCAGAGAACGCAGGGGCTGAAACGATTCCGCTTTCCTATG AGTCTGTTCCAGAACTCCATTGAGAACGTCGAGGTGCGCCATGACTTGTTGGATTGTCATATCAGCATCTGCTCTCCACAG GTGGCTGAACTGTTCACAGACAATTTTGACTACCAGACACGGGATGACTTTGTGCGTGGCCTGTTGGTGAATGAGGAG GTCCTGGGGAACCAGATCCATATGCATGTAACAACAGAAGACTATGGTGCTCATATATGCAACCTGCTGATGTATGAAGCTGTGTGCTCTGACATCATCCGGCGCTGGGTTTATCCTCTCACTCCAGAGATGAACTTCACTGATGACAAGAGCCAGAGTTACACCCACTCTAAACACAACATTTACCGAGGGGTGGATGTGAGCCTCGGCCATGGCAGCGTGCTGGAAGAGAACGTGCTCATCGGGCAGGGAACGGTCATTGGCAGCAACTGCTCTATCACCAACAGTGTTATTGGGCAGAACTGTAGGATAG GTGATAAAGTCACTTTGGATGGAGTTGTTCTGTGGGACCGAGTGCACATAGCAGATAATGTGGAGATCCACCATTCTGTTATCTGTGATGAGGCTGAAGTGAAGGAGAAAGTGAAGCTAAAGCCCCGCTGTGTCCTCTCTTCTCAG GTAGTAGTAGGTCCTGGCATCGCTCTCCCTGAGGGCACAGTGATCTCTCTGCACCCCCcagatgaggaggaagaggacgATGACCAGTTCAGTGATGATTCTGGTGTGAACAAGGAGAGCAAAGTGAAACTGAAAG GTTACAATAAAAAGGACGTCGGCTCAGAGGGCAGAGGGTATCTCTGGAAAGCAGATGACAAGAATGAAGAGGATGAAGAAGAGCAAAGGCAAAGCCTATGGG GCCCAGCTATGCACTCAGAGGAAGAGAGCGAGTCTGACAGTGACCTGAGCATGGGCTCTGAGGAACCAGACAGTCGGGCAGCTTCCCCTCAGCTGGATGACATCAAAG TTTTCCAGAATGAGGTTCTGGGTACATTACAGAGGGgtgaagaagaaaacatttcctgTGACAACCTGGTCCTGGAAATCAATTCCCTCAA GTATGCATATAACATTAGCCTGAAGGAGATGATGCAGGTGCTCAGTAAAGTGATCCTGGAGttcccactgcagcagctggatgCAAACCTGGACTCCCAGAACTATTTCTCAGCGTTACTTCCT CTGTTGAAGAACTGGACCCCGTTGTTTAAGAACTACATAAAACGAGCATCAGATCACTTGAATGCCTTATGTGCCATTGAGGAATTCTTCTTGGAACATGACAGTCTCTGCACATCGATAGCTAAA GTGTTGATGACATTTTACCAGCTGGAAATTCTGGAAGAAGATGTAATTCTCAATTGGTTCTCTTTGCGGGACACGTCTGACAAAGGAAAGCAGCTTCGTAAAAACCAACGG ctccagaaGTTTATCCAGTggctggaggaggcagaggaggagtcGTCTGATGGCGACCAAGACTGA